A genomic window from Chlorobium phaeobacteroides DSM 266 includes:
- the ychF gene encoding redox-regulated ATPase YchF has product MSLRCGIVGLPNVGKSTLFNAITAKQAEAANYPFCTIEPNVGTVLVPDERMQQIANVVKTPTLVPATLEIVDIAGLVKGASKGEGLGNQFLSHIREVDAIVHVVRCFDDSNIIHVEGKIDPADDIATIETELMLADLDSMEKRIERLRKNSRKEKDLLQLVDLAEKIIAGLAEGIPARSVIETPEEQETAKQFFLLTSKPILFAANVAEEDLQNGNDYTRTVAEIAEKAGSKMLIISAKAEADIAELPEEERPMFLESLGLSMSGLDRLIRTAHELLGLQTYFTAGEKEVHAWTIRKGAAAPEAAGAIHSDFEKGFIRAEVMFYKDLLELGSEQKVKEAGKLRSEGREYIVRDGDIIVFRFNV; this is encoded by the coding sequence ATGTCACTTCGCTGCGGTATTGTCGGCTTGCCGAATGTCGGAAAATCAACGCTCTTTAACGCCATTACAGCAAAACAGGCTGAAGCGGCCAACTATCCCTTCTGTACGATAGAACCAAATGTCGGAACGGTCCTTGTTCCCGATGAGCGGATGCAACAGATTGCGAATGTGGTAAAAACCCCGACACTTGTACCGGCAACCCTTGAAATTGTAGACATTGCCGGACTTGTCAAAGGAGCAAGCAAGGGAGAGGGCCTCGGAAACCAGTTTCTTTCGCATATCCGCGAGGTCGATGCAATTGTTCATGTTGTGCGCTGTTTCGATGACAGCAACATCATCCATGTTGAAGGAAAGATCGATCCTGCTGACGACATCGCCACCATTGAAACCGAGCTTATGCTGGCAGATCTTGACAGCATGGAAAAAAGAATAGAGCGACTGCGAAAAAATTCGCGAAAAGAAAAAGATCTGCTGCAGTTGGTCGATCTGGCCGAAAAAATCATCGCGGGGCTTGCAGAAGGTATTCCTGCGCGTTCCGTCATCGAAACACCTGAAGAACAGGAGACCGCCAAACAGTTCTTTCTTCTCACGTCAAAACCAATCCTTTTTGCTGCCAACGTTGCTGAAGAGGATCTGCAAAACGGAAACGACTACACAAGAACAGTAGCAGAAATAGCTGAAAAAGCCGGCTCTAAAATGCTTATCATCAGTGCAAAAGCTGAAGCGGACATCGCTGAACTTCCTGAAGAAGAGCGTCCCATGTTTCTCGAAAGTCTTGGACTCTCCATGTCGGGTCTTGACAGACTGATCAGAACGGCCCATGAACTGCTCGGCCTGCAAACATACTTTACAGCTGGCGAAAAAGAGGTTCATGCCTGGACTATCAGAAAGGGGGCTGCTGCGCCGGAAGCTGCCGGAGCAATTCACTCCGACTTCGAAAAAGGCTTCATCCGTGCGGAAGTCATGTTTTACAAGGATCTTCTCGAACTTGGTTCAGAACAGAAGGTCAAGGAAGCTGGCAAACTCCGTTCGGAAGGAAGAGAGTATATCGTCAGGGATGGAGATATTATCGTATTCAGATTTAACGTATAA
- the murI gene encoding glutamate racemase: protein MQHHKATPESPIGIFDSGVGGLTVVRAIQAEMPAERIIYFGDTARVPYGTKSPATIRKYAHEDTAILMSHLPKIIIVACNTVSALALDVVEKTAGSIPVIGVLKAGADLAVQVTRNKHVGVIGTQATVSSNAYADAITLLDANIEVVSKACPLFVPLAEEGFTEHAATRLIASDYLAAFDGHDIDTLVLGCTHYPILRHVITETLHRDIRIIDSAEAVAGRTRKLLADAKLLSTEKHAPPPHLLVSDLPQKFSMLYKLFMESDLPDVELVEV, encoded by the coding sequence TTGCAGCACCATAAAGCCACACCAGAGAGCCCGATAGGAATTTTCGATTCGGGTGTCGGAGGTTTAACCGTTGTCAGGGCGATACAGGCAGAAATGCCTGCCGAACGCATTATTTATTTTGGTGATACGGCACGCGTTCCATACGGCACAAAGTCCCCGGCAACAATCCGCAAATACGCTCATGAAGACACGGCGATCCTTATGAGCCATCTGCCGAAAATTATTATTGTCGCCTGCAACACCGTATCGGCTCTCGCTCTTGATGTCGTTGAAAAAACAGCGGGAAGCATTCCGGTTATCGGCGTTCTCAAAGCAGGTGCTGACCTCGCCGTTCAGGTAACCCGAAACAAACATGTCGGAGTCATTGGAACGCAGGCTACCGTAAGCTCAAATGCCTACGCTGATGCGATCACCCTGCTTGATGCGAACATAGAGGTTGTATCAAAGGCCTGTCCTCTTTTTGTTCCCCTCGCTGAAGAGGGATTCACCGAACATGCAGCGACCCGACTTATCGCCAGTGATTACCTGGCCGCATTTGATGGACACGATATTGACACTCTCGTGCTTGGCTGTACCCATTACCCTATTCTTCGTCATGTGATTACTGAAACCCTGCACCGTGATATCCGCATTATTGACTCTGCAGAAGCCGTAGCGGGCAGAACGAGAAAACTTCTTGCTGACGCTAAACTCCTCAGCACAGAAAAGCATGCTCCGCCGCCACATCTGCTCGTCAGCGATCTGCCCCAGAAGTTCAGTATGCTCTATAAACTTTTTATGGAATCGGATCTCCCTGATGTCGAACTTGTTGAAGTATGA
- a CDS encoding adenine phosphoribosyltransferase, with translation MTIKSRIRSIPDYPKKGIMFRDITTLIKDPVGFRLVIDNLTQHYLQNGVDFDVIVGIEARGFIIGGALSYALGKGFVPVRKPGKLPADVASQKYELEYGSDTIEIHIDALEEGSRVLLVDDLLATGGTALAAAALVEKVGGVVAEMAFIVNLPDVGGEQRILDKGYSIFSLTDFEGD, from the coding sequence ATGACTATTAAATCGCGTATCCGTTCAATTCCCGATTACCCGAAAAAAGGGATCATGTTTCGTGATATTACAACGCTTATCAAAGATCCGGTTGGTTTTCGTCTGGTAATCGATAATCTTACCCAGCACTATCTTCAGAACGGAGTTGATTTTGATGTGATTGTCGGCATAGAAGCAAGAGGATTTATTATCGGCGGTGCATTATCCTATGCGCTTGGAAAAGGTTTTGTTCCGGTAAGAAAACCGGGAAAATTGCCTGCTGATGTTGCTTCCCAGAAATATGAACTTGAATATGGAAGCGATACCATAGAAATACATATTGATGCTCTCGAAGAGGGAAGCAGGGTGCTTTTGGTTGATGACCTTCTGGCAACAGGCGGAACGGCGCTTGCGGCTGCAGCATTGGTTGAAAAAGTTGGCGGGGTTGTTGCTGAAATGGCCTTTATTGTCAATCTGCCTGATGTTGGCGGTGAACAGCGTATCCTTGACAAAGGGTACAGTATCTTTTCCCTTACAGATTTTGAAGGCGATTAG
- a CDS encoding sulfite exporter TauE/SafE family protein gives MQFMIMFITGIAGGILAGMFGVGGGIIIVPVLVLLVGMTQHSASATSLVALLLPVGILGVMEYYRSGRITTEHLWFGLIIALGLFIGAYFGAKIAISLSSDTLRKAFAVFTGIVAFRLWFK, from the coding sequence ATGCAATTTATGATAATGTTTATAACCGGTATAGCCGGCGGTATTCTTGCCGGCATGTTCGGTGTAGGCGGAGGTATTATCATCGTACCTGTCCTCGTATTGCTTGTTGGTATGACACAGCACAGTGCCAGCGCGACCTCTCTTGTCGCACTCCTGCTTCCTGTCGGTATTCTTGGCGTTATGGAGTATTACCGATCAGGCAGAATCACAACAGAACATCTCTGGTTTGGACTGATTATCGCTCTGGGTCTTTTTATCGGAGCATATTTTGGAGCCAAAATCGCAATTTCTCTCTCAAGTGACACCCTCCGAAAAGCTTTTGCTGTTTTTACAGGAATTGTTGCGTTTCGTTTGTGGTTTAAATAA
- the rodA gene encoding rod shape-determining protein RodA, whose protein sequence is MTDKQSNVDFWLLVPMIGLIVFGLMAIFSATHGAGETTLFYRQFAWGVIGAVVMLFVYFNDYRVIRDNAYLLYLISIFLLVVVLLFGTKIAGQTSWVKIGFFSFQPSEIAKMATILALARFLSDDETDITFTPHLLIALGIPLFPALLIMLQPDMGTTLTSLSFIIPMFIMSGFDLYIVIPYLLPIILMLSGFFNVFYIVGLAVLLFLALWLQKKKFKMHQLLVTAAGLGAALFTNRFAAELLKPHQLKRIQTFLDPMSDPRGAGYNVIQAKIAISSGGFFGKGYLEGTQTQLRFIPAQWTDFIFCVIAEELGFVGSFVLLLLFLVLILRLLWIISSIKNKFVELTLAGFVSLLLIHVIINIGMTIGLIPVIGVPLPFVSYGGSSLLGNMIMVALALNFVHNKRSIGY, encoded by the coding sequence ATGACTGATAAACAAAGTAATGTGGATTTTTGGCTTCTTGTTCCGATGATTGGACTCATTGTATTCGGACTGATGGCTATTTTCAGTGCAACACATGGCGCAGGTGAAACAACGCTGTTTTATCGGCAGTTTGCCTGGGGAGTTATTGGAGCTGTTGTCATGCTCTTTGTCTATTTCAATGATTATCGTGTTATTCGCGATAACGCCTATCTGTTATATCTTATCTCCATATTTCTTCTTGTTGTCGTACTGCTTTTCGGAACGAAAATTGCCGGACAGACAAGTTGGGTAAAAATAGGCTTTTTCAGTTTTCAGCCCTCTGAAATAGCGAAAATGGCGACTATTCTTGCGCTTGCACGCTTTCTCTCGGATGATGAAACGGATATTACGTTTACCCCTCATCTTCTTATTGCGCTTGGCATTCCGCTTTTTCCGGCTCTGCTCATTATGCTCCAGCCTGATATGGGCACTACGCTGACGAGCCTCTCCTTTATTATTCCGATGTTTATCATGTCCGGCTTTGACCTGTACATAGTCATACCGTATCTCTTGCCGATCATTCTCATGCTCAGCGGTTTTTTTAATGTGTTTTATATCGTTGGTCTTGCTGTACTGTTGTTTCTTGCACTCTGGCTCCAGAAGAAAAAATTCAAAATGCATCAGCTTCTTGTTACAGCGGCAGGGCTCGGAGCAGCACTTTTTACTAACCGGTTTGCCGCTGAATTGCTCAAGCCGCATCAGTTAAAGAGAATCCAGACCTTTCTTGATCCTATGTCGGATCCTCGGGGCGCCGGTTATAATGTAATCCAGGCTAAAATAGCTATCAGTTCGGGAGGCTTTTTTGGTAAAGGTTATCTTGAGGGTACACAGACACAACTTCGTTTTATCCCGGCTCAATGGACGGACTTTATTTTCTGTGTTATTGCTGAAGAACTTGGTTTTGTTGGTTCTTTTGTTCTGTTGCTATTATTTCTTGTACTCATACTGAGGCTGTTGTGGATCATATCCTCAATAAAAAATAAATTCGTCGAACTTACTCTGGCTGGTTTTGTTTCACTATTGTTGATTCATGTTATTATCAATATTGGTATGACGATAGGTCTTATTCCCGTAATCGGTGTGCCGCTGCCTTTTGTTTCCTATGGTGGTTCTTCATTGCTTGGCAATATGATCATGGTGGCTCTTGCGTTGAATTTTGTGCACAATAAAAGAAGTATAGGTTATTAA
- a CDS encoding 4-hydroxy-3-methylbut-2-enyl diphosphate reductase gives MKINLDRTSSGFCIGVQGTIHVAEEKLNNPDKLFSLGDVVHNEAEVNRLEHLGLTTIDESGFHELKNAQLLIRAHGEPPSTYRIAEKNNLVITDTTCPVVSRLQRTARLLHELGYQIIIYGKPSHPEVIGINGHCKNSAVIIKHPDLSDPSETGQIDLKRKTALISQTTMDVPGFYELKANIRNLFAADSEEIRNENDHLWMAIRDIDLTASLTGIRDMPRYVYKDTICRQVSSRNQMLHDFAIANSCVIFVAGKKSSNGQVLFGICKAANPCTYFIEDIDEIDDAWLTGSDGRTVESVGICGATSTPMWLLEKVAAHLQRRYNHDPA, from the coding sequence GTGAAAATCAATCTTGACAGAACATCATCCGGTTTCTGCATCGGCGTACAGGGCACCATCCATGTTGCCGAAGAAAAACTCAATAATCCGGATAAATTATTTTCGCTCGGTGATGTTGTGCATAACGAAGCTGAAGTCAACAGACTTGAACATCTCGGCCTGACAACCATCGATGAGTCAGGATTTCACGAACTGAAAAATGCGCAACTCCTCATCAGGGCTCATGGCGAACCCCCGTCAACATACCGTATTGCAGAGAAAAACAACCTTGTCATTACGGATACGACCTGCCCTGTAGTCTCAAGACTGCAACGCACCGCAAGACTGCTCCATGAGCTTGGCTACCAGATCATCATTTACGGGAAGCCCTCCCATCCCGAAGTAATCGGAATCAATGGCCATTGCAAAAACAGTGCGGTCATCATCAAACACCCCGACCTTTCCGATCCTTCAGAGACCGGTCAAATTGATCTGAAAAGAAAAACAGCACTCATCTCACAAACAACCATGGATGTTCCGGGGTTTTATGAGCTGAAAGCAAACATCCGTAACCTCTTTGCTGCCGATTCTGAAGAAATACGTAACGAGAACGACCATCTCTGGATGGCTATCCGCGACATTGATCTCACGGCCTCATTGACCGGCATTCGCGACATGCCGCGTTACGTTTACAAAGACACCATATGTCGGCAGGTTTCGAGCAGAAACCAGATGCTGCATGATTTTGCGATTGCAAACAGTTGCGTCATTTTTGTCGCCGGCAAAAAAAGTTCAAACGGACAGGTTCTTTTCGGCATATGCAAAGCCGCAAATCCCTGCACCTATTTCATTGAGGATATTGATGAAATAGACGATGCATGGCTGACCGGGAGTGATGGCCGGACGGTTGAAAGTGTGGGTATCTGCGGAGCCACCTCTACGCCAATGTGGCTGCTTGAAAAAGTTGCGGCACACCTCCAGAGACGATATAATCACGATCCCGCATGA
- the era gene encoding GTPase Era has translation MDASSFSCGFAVIIGAPNAGKSTLLNKLLDYKLSIVTPKPQTTRKRITGIYHKDQCQIIFLDTPGIMKPQQKLHESMLEITRATLKDADVVLALLPYSRQSGSVDLEFTEDLFSSWLNPSGKPVIAVLNKSDLVSAEAKRTCESVIQNSFHPKAVLSISAQLGNNIEGLISALKPFLPLKEPLYPEETLSTDPERLFVTEIIREKIFLLYGNEIPYASEVIIDEFKEQHENDPSRKDLIRCSIIVERDSQKQILIGSKGAALKKLGQAARLDIEELLGRPVFLELFIKVRNDWRKKNNLLKSYGY, from the coding sequence ATGGATGCTTCTTCTTTCTCCTGCGGGTTCGCCGTCATCATTGGCGCACCGAATGCGGGCAAATCCACCCTGCTTAACAAGCTGCTCGACTACAAACTATCCATTGTAACGCCTAAACCGCAAACAACAAGAAAAAGAATAACCGGAATATACCATAAAGACCAGTGCCAGATAATTTTTCTTGATACTCCGGGCATTATGAAGCCGCAACAAAAGCTCCATGAATCCATGCTTGAAATAACCCGAGCAACGCTGAAGGATGCAGATGTTGTTCTTGCACTGCTGCCTTATTCCAGACAAAGCGGATCGGTTGACCTTGAATTTACCGAAGATCTATTTTCCTCATGGCTGAATCCTTCAGGAAAACCTGTTATTGCCGTTCTGAACAAAAGTGATCTGGTCTCTGCAGAAGCGAAGCGAACATGCGAAAGCGTTATTCAGAACAGTTTTCATCCCAAAGCCGTTCTTTCAATAAGCGCGCAGCTTGGAAATAACATCGAAGGATTAATCAGTGCACTTAAACCATTTCTCCCGCTTAAGGAACCACTCTACCCTGAAGAGACCCTGAGCACTGATCCGGAAAGACTATTCGTCACTGAAATCATTCGTGAAAAGATATTTCTTCTCTATGGAAACGAGATCCCCTATGCTTCCGAGGTCATAATCGACGAGTTCAAGGAGCAGCATGAAAACGATCCATCAAGAAAAGACCTTATCAGATGTTCCATTATTGTAGAACGTGACAGCCAGAAACAGATCCTGATCGGCAGCAAGGGCGCCGCATTAAAAAAACTCGGGCAGGCTGCGCGACTCGATATTGAAGAACTGCTCGGTCGTCCGGTGTTTCTTGAGCTTTTCATCAAGGTACGCAACGACTGGAGAAAGAAAAACAATCTCCTGAAAAGCTACGGGTATTAA
- the cmk gene encoding (d)CMP kinase has product MKQRNQEKRIIIAIDGPAASGKSTTARKVADRLGYTYIDTGAMYRSVTLKAIESGLMDTLRSSPERVVDLLAGLSVCFSGDRIMLDGRDVTLAIRENRVSREVSFISSLKPVRDTMRQMQQDMGRGRGVVMDGRDIGTVVFPDAELKVFLTADVRQRAMRRYAELAVKSGDPSELPCLEDLEREILDRDRADAEREHAPLKKHPDARELDTSSLTIDVQTDMVCSMAEDILKKKQNG; this is encoded by the coding sequence TTGAAACAGAGAAACCAGGAAAAACGTATCATTATCGCCATAGACGGACCTGCTGCGTCCGGTAAAAGTACTACTGCGCGCAAGGTTGCTGACCGCTTGGGTTATACCTATATCGATACCGGTGCCATGTACCGGTCGGTAACGCTTAAAGCTATAGAGTCCGGCTTGATGGATACGCTCCGGTCCAGCCCTGAAAGAGTTGTCGATCTACTCGCAGGGCTTTCAGTGTGTTTCAGCGGTGACCGGATTATGCTTGACGGCCGTGATGTTACTCTTGCCATCAGGGAGAATCGGGTTAGTCGCGAAGTAAGTTTTATCAGTTCCCTTAAGCCTGTTCGCGATACGATGCGGCAGATGCAGCAGGATATGGGGCGCGGGCGCGGTGTTGTTATGGATGGAAGAGATATCGGCACCGTGGTTTTTCCTGATGCCGAGCTGAAAGTGTTTCTGACTGCCGATGTCCGCCAGAGAGCCATGAGGCGTTATGCGGAACTTGCGGTAAAGAGTGGTGATCCCTCTGAACTTCCATGCCTCGAAGATCTTGAGCGGGAAATTCTCGACAGGGATCGGGCCGATGCCGAAAGGGAGCATGCCCCCCTTAAAAAACATCCTGATGCCAGAGAACTCGATACATCATCATTGACGATCGATGTGCAGACCGATATGGTCTGTTCGATGGCAGAGGATATATTGAAAAAGAAGCAGAACGGGTGA
- a CDS encoding HU family DNA-binding protein, with the protein MGTTTTKADLVNVIAHRTGLTKNETEAVVDCLFESIIDSLKSGKRIEIRGFGSFNIRHKNLRQARNPRTGEKVTVDPKNVPTFKISKEFKHAVSESLKNGQE; encoded by the coding sequence ATGGGAACTACAACTACCAAAGCGGACTTGGTCAATGTCATAGCTCACCGGACAGGCCTTACAAAAAATGAAACGGAAGCTGTAGTTGACTGCCTTTTTGAAAGTATTATCGATTCGTTGAAATCCGGCAAACGAATCGAAATCAGGGGATTCGGTTCGTTTAATATTCGCCACAAGAATCTCCGCCAGGCAAGAAATCCGAGAACGGGTGAGAAAGTAACCGTCGACCCGAAAAATGTGCCGACATTTAAAATCTCAAAAGAGTTCAAACATGCCGTCAGTGAAAGCCTGAAAAACGGTCAAGAGTAA
- the rpsA gene encoding 30S ribosomal protein S1: protein MAETLTLEKKVQERLARKKVKYFAHYEPAELEQMEMLYTSTLCEITEDEIVKGRIVSISNKDVTIDVGFKSEGIVSLLEFRDDDDVAVGDEVEVYLENIEDKMGQLILSKKKADVLRIWDKIYDSIENDTIINGKIINRVKGGMTVSLSGVEAFLPGSQIDVKPVRDFDALVGQTMDFRVVKINPVTQNIVVSHKVILEEAYAARREEMLANIKVGMVLEGTVKNITDFGIFVDLGGLDGLVHITDITWGRINHPSEVVDLDQPIKVVVVGFDENTKRVSLGMKQLEAHPWENIEIKYPVGSKARGRIVSITDYGAFVEIEKGIEGLVHISEMSWTQHIKHPSQFVSLNQEVECVILNIDKDHTKLSLSMKRVNEDPWIALSEKYIEASLHKGTVSNITDFGVFVELEPGVDGLVHISDLSWTKKIRHPSELVKKNQELDVKVLKFDVNARRIALGHKQINPDPWDDFEQKYAVGAETPARISQIIEKGVIVILPGDVDGFVPVSHLLQGGVKDIHSSFALGDELPLRVIEFDKENKRIILSALEYFKDKSKEEIEAYLQAHPNEKKEIEDATAELEPQVKSAEKKSGEAK, encoded by the coding sequence ATGGCAGAAACACTAACACTGGAGAAAAAAGTCCAGGAAAGACTCGCGAGAAAAAAAGTTAAATACTTTGCTCATTATGAGCCTGCGGAACTGGAACAGATGGAGATGCTTTATACAAGCACTCTGTGTGAGATCACTGAGGATGAAATTGTAAAGGGACGTATTGTCTCGATTTCCAATAAGGATGTCACTATCGATGTAGGCTTCAAGTCTGAAGGTATTGTCTCACTGCTTGAATTTCGTGATGATGATGATGTCGCTGTTGGAGATGAAGTTGAAGTCTATCTTGAGAATATTGAAGACAAGATGGGCCAGCTTATTCTTTCGAAAAAGAAAGCTGATGTGTTGAGGATTTGGGACAAGATCTATGATTCAATAGAAAACGACACGATCATCAATGGCAAAATCATCAATCGTGTCAAAGGTGGTATGACGGTTTCCCTGTCCGGCGTCGAGGCATTTCTTCCCGGCTCACAGATTGATGTCAAGCCGGTACGGGACTTTGATGCGCTTGTCGGCCAGACCATGGACTTCAGGGTTGTCAAAATCAATCCTGTCACCCAGAATATCGTTGTCAGTCATAAAGTTATTCTTGAAGAGGCATATGCTGCAAGGCGCGAAGAGATGCTTGCAAATATCAAGGTTGGTATGGTGCTGGAAGGTACGGTCAAAAATATTACCGATTTCGGTATATTTGTAGACCTTGGCGGTCTTGACGGTCTTGTTCATATCACAGACATTACCTGGGGCAGAATCAACCATCCTTCAGAAGTTGTTGATCTTGATCAGCCGATCAAGGTTGTTGTTGTCGGCTTTGACGAGAATACCAAGAGAGTCTCTCTCGGTATGAAGCAGCTTGAGGCTCACCCATGGGAAAATATCGAAATTAAATATCCTGTCGGATCGAAAGCCAGAGGTCGCATTGTATCAATTACCGATTACGGCGCGTTTGTCGAAATCGAGAAAGGTATCGAAGGCCTGGTTCATATTTCCGAAATGAGCTGGACTCAGCATATCAAGCATCCGAGCCAGTTTGTCAGTCTCAACCAGGAGGTAGAGTGCGTGATTCTCAATATCGACAAGGATCATACCAAGCTCTCTCTTTCCATGAAGCGTGTGAATGAGGATCCATGGATTGCCCTTTCAGAAAAATACATTGAGGCATCGCTGCACAAAGGTACGGTCAGCAATATTACCGATTTCGGTGTTTTTGTTGAGCTTGAACCGGGTGTTGACGGTCTTGTGCATATTTCAGACCTCTCGTGGACAAAGAAAATTCGCCATCCAAGCGAACTGGTGAAAAAGAATCAGGAACTTGATGTCAAGGTGCTCAAGTTTGATGTGAATGCAAGGCGTATCGCTCTTGGTCACAAACAGATCAATCCTGATCCATGGGATGATTTTGAACAGAAATATGCGGTTGGCGCTGAAACCCCTGCCCGTATTTCCCAGATCATCGAAAAAGGCGTTATTGTGATTCTTCCTGGCGATGTAGACGGATTTGTACCGGTATCGCATTTGCTTCAGGGCGGAGTAAAGGATATCCACTCCTCGTTTGCTCTGGGCGATGAACTGCCGCTTCGCGTGATCGAATTTGACAAGGAGAACAAGCGAATCATTCTCTCTGCGCTCGAATATTTCAAGGACAAGAGCAAAGAGGAGATTGAGGCCTATCTTCAGGCTCATCCAAATGAGAAAAAAGAGATCGAAGACGCTACTGCCGAACTGGAACCACAGGTTAAATCCGCCGAGAAAAAAAGCGGTGAGGCAAAATAG
- the mtaB gene encoding tRNA (N(6)-L-threonylcarbamoyladenosine(37)-C(2))-methylthiotransferase MtaB has product MPKITAITLGCKLNYAESSAILDLLSKKGWEISSYEKNEDLIIINTCAVTKQAEQKCRQKIRKIIRDNPGSRIVVTGCYAQLSPEVLCKIDGVNAILGSSDKYALPLYEVIGNIESSLPLISVSEIKKEKTIFPGYSLPATFASERTRAFLKIQDGCDYGCAYCTIPFARGRSRSFSPDDIIAQASALVASGYREIVLTGVNIGDYRYRGVRLAALLRMLEKVPVARIRISSIEPDILDDALIAVVAASEIIAPHFHLPLQSGSDAVLRAMCRRYDTAGYRQRILRAVEAIADCSVSSDVMVGYPGESADDYRNMYRFLEGLPISSLHVFSCSVRPGTQLAEQVATKKREVVDPDECRQRSSELIKLGNLKKSRFMEGYVGMECMVLFEESQKGANGTRKYSGYTRNYLRVTVTVSESSVHLAGSILPVFIEGIDDDLNLMGRLLF; this is encoded by the coding sequence ATGCCAAAGATTACCGCAATAACGTTAGGCTGTAAATTGAATTATGCCGAATCTTCAGCAATACTTGATTTGCTTTCAAAAAAAGGCTGGGAGATTTCATCTTACGAAAAAAATGAAGATCTGATTATTATTAATACCTGTGCCGTGACAAAACAGGCGGAACAGAAATGTCGACAGAAAATAAGAAAGATCATTCGTGATAATCCGGGCAGTCGTATTGTTGTTACAGGTTGCTATGCACAACTTTCTCCTGAAGTTCTTTGTAAGATTGACGGTGTCAATGCTATTCTTGGTTCCAGTGATAAATACGCATTACCTCTCTATGAGGTGATTGGTAATATCGAATCATCACTGCCATTGATCAGTGTTTCTGAGATAAAAAAAGAAAAGACAATATTTCCCGGTTATTCTTTGCCAGCCACATTTGCATCCGAAAGAACGCGTGCATTTTTGAAAATCCAGGATGGATGCGACTATGGGTGTGCATACTGTACTATTCCTTTTGCCAGGGGACGATCAAGATCGTTTTCTCCTGATGATATAATAGCGCAGGCCTCTGCTCTTGTTGCTTCCGGATATCGGGAGATCGTTCTTACAGGTGTCAATATAGGCGATTATCGATATCGAGGTGTTCGTCTTGCCGCTTTGCTGCGTATGCTTGAAAAGGTTCCGGTTGCTCGTATTCGTATCAGTTCTATCGAGCCCGATATTCTTGATGATGCCTTGATTGCTGTGGTAGCGGCTTCTGAAATCATTGCTCCGCATTTTCATCTGCCTTTGCAAAGCGGCTCGGATGCTGTGCTGCGTGCAATGTGCCGTCGATATGATACGGCGGGGTACCGGCAACGAATTCTTCGGGCTGTTGAGGCTATTGCTGACTGTTCTGTCAGTTCTGATGTGATGGTCGGTTATCCGGGCGAGAGCGCGGATGATTATCGAAACATGTATCGCTTTCTTGAAGGGTTGCCGATTTCCTCCCTTCATGTGTTTTCCTGCTCAGTTCGTCCTGGCACGCAGCTTGCCGAACAGGTTGCGACTAAAAAAAGAGAAGTCGTAGATCCCGATGAGTGCAGGCAGCGCAGCAGTGAACTCATCAAGCTTGGAAACTTGAAAAAATCACGGTTTATGGAAGGGTATGTCGGTATGGAATGCATGGTTCTGTTTGAGGAATCTCAAAAGGGAGCGAATGGCACTCGAAAGTACAGTGGTTATACGAGAAACTATCTTCGGGTTACCGTTACGGTGTCAGAAAGCTCCGTGCATCTTGCCGGATCGATTCTTCCTGTATTTATTGAGGGGATTGACGATGATTTGAATTTAATGGGCAGACTGTTATTTTAA